From Paenarthrobacter sp. A20:
ACCACCAACGCCACCGCCAACAGGAGGAGCGTCCGCCATCGCACTCTGAAGACCGCCCAGGAGCTCTTCTGCGCCGTGGCGAACAGCAGTGGTGGAAGGAAGATCGGCAGGATCAGTTCAGGCGAGATCTCAAACTCGGGGAAACCAGGAATGAAGGTGAGTGCAACGGCCAGGAGCAACATCAGGACCGGATACGGCAGCCGGAGCCGGTCTCCCAAACCCACGGCCACTACCGTCGCAAGCAGCAACCCGATGATGAGCGCCAACTGATCCATTTTCCTGCTTCCCCAGATGTTGTACGGCTCTTCCCCCGCCGAAGCCGAAAAAGTTCCCTACCAACATATCCCGGGCTGAAGTCAGTCCCTGGTCAGTCTTGCGTGAGGGCGTCCACGACGTCCTCTGCTCCATCCTTGAACGTGATGGTCCGGCGGATGGTGCCCGGCAGTTCCAGGACTGCCGCGGTGACCAGGGCAACGTTGGCCCGCGAGGTCTGCGTGCCGTCGCCGGGGTTTTCCGGGTCCGTCTGGATCAATCCCGTGGCCGGCTCATCCGTCAGGGTTCCCGGACCCAGGACGGTCCAGTCAAGGCCGGTGCTGCGCAAGTAATCGTCGGCGGCCGCCTTAGCCTCCGCATAGGCGAAGAACGGGTGGTCCGACGGGACGCCGTGGTCTTTGGCGGCGCCGATGTAGGACACCATCACATACCGCCGCACTCCGGCCTGGGCTGCGGCATCCATGGAGCGGATGGCGGCATCCCGATCCACCGCATAGGTCCTGTCCGGATTGCCACCGCCGGCCCCTGCAGACCAGACCACGGCGTTGTGTCCGTTGAGCGCCTGGGCGAGTTCCGCCGTCGTCGAGTTTTCGACATCCAGCACCTCGGCTGTGGCGCCGGTGTCCGTGACATCTGCCACATGATCGGGATTCCGGATGAAGGACGTGACATCGTGACCTTCGCCACTGAGGATGCGGGACAGATGCAGGGCCACTTTCCCGTGGCCGCCAATGATTGCGATTCGACTCATGAACCCATTCTGTCCCACGGAATGAAAAAAGACCCCGCAGGCGAAAGCTGCGGGGTCTTGCTCTGTAGCGGTGGGGAGGCTCGATCTCCCGACCTCACGATTATGAGTCGTGCGCTCTAACCAACTGAGCTACACCGCCACGAATGAGAAAAACCTGTGCCAAGCCGGTCAAAACCGCCTTGACACAGGCCCTCATTCAGAGCCCCCCACCGGAATCGATCCGGTGACCTCGTTCTTACCAAGAAC
This genomic window contains:
- a CDS encoding NAD(P)-dependent oxidoreductase, with the translated sequence MSRIAIIGGHGKVALHLSRILSGEGHDVTSFIRNPDHVADVTDTGATAEVLDVENSTTAELAQALNGHNAVVWSAGAGGGNPDRTYAVDRDAAIRSMDAAAQAGVRRYVMVSYIGAAKDHGVPSDHPFFAYAEAKAAADDYLRSTGLDWTVLGPGTLTDEPATGLIQTDPENPGDGTQTSRANVALVTAAVLELPGTIRRTITFKDGAEDVVDALTQD